Proteins co-encoded in one Armatimonadota bacterium genomic window:
- a CDS encoding acetylornithine transaminase codes for MDLETVLEWSDRYLFRTYRRSPVAFVRGEGVRLWDLGGREYLDFVAGIAATSLGHAHPDLVRALCDQVSRYLHVSNLYHIPEQARAAKRLAELSGLPRVFFCNSGAEAVEAAIKLARRWGRGVRGPDAYEIVTMEGSFHGRTLGALAATGNPRYWQGFEPLPPGFRFVPYDSLGAVADAITDRTCAVLVEPVQGEGGVVVPSPGYLRDLEALCREKGVLLVLDEVQTGIGRTGALFAFQREGVQPDVVTLGKGLGGGVPVGAVLAREEVAQHLGPGDHGSTFGGNPLACAAVHVVLEVVERDGLVENARRAGDRLLRGLRGLAERNALIESVRGVGLLVAADLRVEAASVVEAALGEGLLVNAVRPTTLRLCPPLVVSEAEVDEAVVRLGRAMEKISAR; via the coding sequence ATGGACCTGGAAACGGTGCTGGAGTGGTCGGACCGGTACCTCTTCCGCACGTACCGGCGGTCGCCCGTGGCCTTCGTACGCGGGGAGGGCGTGCGGCTGTGGGATCTCGGGGGTCGGGAGTACCTGGACTTCGTGGCGGGGATTGCCGCCACCAGCCTCGGGCATGCGCACCCGGATCTGGTGCGGGCCCTGTGTGACCAAGTTTCCCGCTACCTGCACGTCTCGAACCTCTACCACATCCCCGAGCAGGCCCGGGCCGCCAAGCGGCTGGCGGAGCTGAGTGGGCTCCCTCGGGTCTTCTTCTGCAACAGCGGGGCGGAGGCCGTGGAGGCCGCCATCAAACTGGCCCGGCGGTGGGGCCGGGGGGTGCGGGGTCCGGACGCCTACGAGATCGTGACCATGGAGGGCAGCTTCCACGGCCGCACCCTGGGGGCTTTGGCGGCCACGGGAAACCCCCGGTACTGGCAGGGCTTTGAGCCTCTCCCCCCGGGATTCCGGTTCGTGCCCTACGACAGCCTCGGGGCCGTGGCGGACGCCATCACGGATCGCACCTGTGCGGTGCTGGTGGAGCCCGTGCAGGGAGAGGGCGGCGTGGTGGTCCCTTCTCCGGGGTACCTGCGGGACCTGGAGGCCCTCTGCCGGGAGAAGGGGGTGCTGCTGGTGCTGGACGAGGTGCAGACGGGGATCGGCCGCACGGGTGCGCTCTTTGCCTTCCAGCGGGAGGGGGTTCAGCCGGACGTGGTGACCTTGGGCAAGGGACTCGGGGGCGGGGTTCCCGTGGGCGCGGTGCTGGCCCGGGAGGAGGTGGCCCAGCACCTGGGCCCGGGGGATCACGGGAGCACCTTCGGCGGCAACCCCCTGGCCTGTGCCGCGGTCCATGTGGTGCTAGAGGTGGTGGAGCGGGACGGACTTGTGGAGAACGCCCGGCGGGCGGGAGATCGGCTCCTGCGGGGACTCCGGGGGCTGGCGGAGCGGAACGCCCTCATCGAGTCCGTACGGGGGGTGGGGCTCCTGGTGGCCGCCGACCTGCGGGTGGAGGCGGCCTCCGTGGTGGAGGCGGCGCTCGGGGAGGGCTTGCTCGTGAACGCGGTGCGGCCCACCACCCTGCGACTCTGTCCACCCCTCGTGGTCTCCGAGGCGGAGGTGGACGAGGCGGTGGTGCGGCTGGGGCGGGCGATGGA